A region of the Ochotona princeps isolate mOchPri1 chromosome 9, mOchPri1.hap1, whole genome shotgun sequence genome:
GTAACCTGTAACATGACTGGAGGATCTAGAGGGATAGACGTGCCTTCTAAACAATTACAATGTTATTGTTGGGTAGGAAGACAGTTGGGgaacacccttctgccttcccctttcctaaTCTATATGATTAGTTTGTGCTCACTTTATAATAAATGGACATGCACCATCAGACCCTGGTGGTCCTTGTGCCAGAATACCATTGCCTCACTCCCTCAATAATCTCAGGGCCTGCCATCAGGTAACCCCTCCAAGACTTTGTGTTGCTCAGGTGTTGGATGTTCAACCCATGGGAGGCTTGAGTCACCATTGCCAAACTTAGAGAGATGGTCTGAAAAAGGCCAAGGAAAGAGAGgtagaaggagaaggaagaggaggaggagggaaaaaggaatggaggaggaggaagaaggagaaggaaagtacaacagtaagaaaaaagagaagagtgGAGCCCTTGAGTCATTTGTCTTTCAGACATTAAATCTGTCTGTGGATTCCTGAAATCATCTGTCTTTTGGGCATTCAATCTATCTATGCCTTTCATCTGAGATATGTAGCTCCTGTGTTATATTGCAGAGGACGCCTAGTGCCTAATAAACCAGCATCTCTGGGCTCCTTTTCAGGTTTGGAAGCTACCAGGTGAATTTTTTCCCTTCCTCAGTACAAACCCTCACTTCTTGGAGGCATCAGAAAATGATAATCAGCAATCCAACTGTCATGAATGAATAACTTAGGTCTAGAAAAGAAGATCAAGCCATTGGATCAGGTTTCTCATTATGCAGGATAACCAAAGGCCTGTATTAACCATCAAGGATACTCAGATCATCCTTTGTGAACTAAATGGTGCCCCAAAATAATTTTGCAACTACTGTAGAAAGAAGATGACAACAAAAACTGTGTCCTGACCACCCACAAGATCACCGGGTCTGTGATGATGAAGCAACCCACGGGAAATTCACTCATGTTATTTTAGAATGGAAAGAAACTACCAAAGTAATTGAACCCAATGTTTCTGCATTGGgactaattaaaaataataatatttactaACACCTATTGAGATACCCTATTTGTATGAGTTCAACAACTCTGCATGATGCATACTGTTTTCATCAATATTCTCACAGAGCAGGCTAAAGTGCATGGAAGATAATATTTTGCACAAGGTACCCCTGAAGCTGGGATTTAAACCAGATTTCACCCTTTCAAACTCCATTATTTTTCCCAGTGTCACTTGCTGAAAATCACTAACCTGCCATCAATACTAGTCTTCAGAACTACCATCATATTGTATGCAGtcaccacactgttttccaccTCTGCCAGTTGCTAACTCTATAACCAAATTTATTTGCCATGTCATCACAAGGGCCACTCTCATCCCACCCATGTCCAAATTTCATGCAAGAAATTCAGATGTGTTAAACAGTTGACCTTGGGTATGTATGGGTATGCATTTAACCTAGTAGTTTAGATATCGGTTAAGATATCCACATCCCAGATGTGAGTTTCTGAGTTTGATACTGGAATCTGGCTCataactccagtttcctgttaatgccaccctgggaagcagtgcttGTGGCTCAAGTAATTCCATCCATGTCAGCCATGGGAAAGACCTGGATTCAGTGGTGTGGCTATATTCTATTGACAGTAGGAAAAAGGTTACTTGTGTTTCTAGGCTGAATTTGATTTCCTTATTCTTTTATTAACCGACAATACGATTCttgtatactttttaaagataaaaaagacATCTCACCACAATATAGGTAACATAACACAAGAAATGTAACATTGATTCTGGGGTCTTGGCAGCATTACAAGCCAAGTAAGTTTTCTTAAGAGAATCCAGGTTGAGAAAGTCAGATTTCAATGTAGACTCTTACATACTGTTCTCATTTCCCTTAAACACCTTTGAAATCATCCTGAATGGAACCCTAGAGCAATTCTTACAGTTTTGAGAAACAATTAACATGGTTTTTGTATGTCAAGCTTAGTATCGTTGAAGTCATTGAAGGAATGATTTGCCACAGTAATTTGCTGTTGCTATTTTTAACAggtgcaatttttattttattgcaaagcacacAATCATATATACAATGCATAATGATCATTTTCTGAAAGCACAAAATATAAATAGTATACATTATAATAAAGAATATGTGAATATAATTTTGTTTCAGAGAAGAAAATTTCCTTAGGGCAAGCAGGTTGATGTGATTTTTTGGATAATGTTTTCATATTTATGCTGATTTATCCAAACAAGTTTTACTTAGAAAATACATTTCACTAAATGGACACACAACTTTTTCAGTTTTCTAACTTTAGTTGCTCTAATTTAAAGTCAACCAAACTCATTCCCTTTATCCCGTTTTATTACATTCCAGTACTAGACAAACCGCCTGGTAGATATGTAGGGACAGGAGTTTATCCTTGTGTTTAAAACTATTGAAATACCAGAATcctatattggagtacctggattcacatcaagttctggctcttgagtctagcttcctgctcccaGATACTGGGAGGCAGTGTGATGGCTCCAACACCTGGGCACCTGCAACAAGAACTGCAATGAACTCCTGACTCTTGTTTTAGCCCTGATAACACTTGAGGAAAGAACCACTGAATGGAaactcttcctccctgtctctctctcttttgtttttctatttaccTACCTATCATCTATCCATTTCTCACTGTTTCTTAATCTCCAAATTTATTAATACGTAAAATTTATGCAAATTGGGAACTATAGGTTTCAATGACATATCATAGAATAGAAACAATTACTTAAGACACATTGATTAGTCCTTGATTTTTTCcaaattatgtttcttttttttgttaataaGCCTAGAGTTACACTTGGCTTTATAAGTTGTTTTCACTCTTATACCCATTTGAGTTTTGATTTTATCATTGCTACTGCTTCCTGTACTCATTGGAGTTTTAGTTTTATTGATGTTGCTGCCTATTCCACAGGTAATTCACGTCTCTACACTTTCTTTGCCCTTCAGTAGGACCCATCTTCCAGAAGTTGTTTGTATTCAGAGTTTATCTTGAGGTTAGAAATGTGCTTTTCCAGTCTCAAAGAGACACAACAGACAATTCCCTCCTTGTTGGAGTCAGCAAATGGAACGTTAAGAGATGGGAGGTCTCGGAGGGGTAGCACGGCCAGGATAGATGCATTGTGTGGTAATGATGAACACATGGCTATATATATTAGCAATGCTTCCCAGtggcacatgcacacatgtatgtgtatgttcactgtctatctctctttttctcccttagacacacacacacacacacacacacacacacacactcattgaCACAtgtttgaaagagaaacacaTTTGCTTGTCAGATGTGATTCTCCTTCTTAAAGCAATGCCTTTATAACATTctcatcttcctctcctcttttaGTTCGGTGGAAGTCAGTGTTAATAGTAATCATGAGGCTTGGAACACACAGAATGAACCATAAACATATTTCTCTGTCCTCAAGGGCTGCAAACTTACATAAAAAAGTTGCAGGATAATAAGGCGAAAGTTCATTCCCTAATCATAGCAGTTAATATGGAATTCTGCTTTAAAGAGAACATTCAACCACATTCGATCACTGTATCTCTGGGTAACAATACACTAAGAAAATCTCATAGTTTTGCTACTCCATAAAGATTTTATGTTTTCAGTAGTTTTTTCCTGGAACTGCATTCTATGGGAACATCACTCTTGTACTACTAAGATTTTTAACTACAAGATTCATGTCAACCAACTTTGAAGCCATTCTTACCCACCATGGAAACCCATAAGACCACCATGGAAACCCAAGACTTTCAGTGAAATTTAATATCCAAGGGAGAATTCCATTTTAATTAGACAAATCCCCCAGTGCTACTATTCCTCATCTGCAATCAGTGTCATCTGACTCTGGAATAGAGACCAACATGTACTACTTTCTACACAAGGTTTGTTTCCAAAAGGAGAGAAGATATTTACTAGCAGGAAAATGCATAGTGAACAGAGCTTACAGATACAGTGATGGATATAATTTCATAGGTCTGCACATATACATTAAATTCCATATGATACCTCCTAATAATATACAGGAAAAGCAATGGGTGTTATCTGTGAGTTATCCCCTTCTTCCTAGATAAATTACAGaaaaaacaataaccctaaaaccATGAGTTACAGGGGAACAGTGAGAATTTAATGTCTTTGGAATTTTTACCAAAATTACCCTAAATGTGCTTCATGTACCATTCTTCTCACCAGGCATGCCTGTCAGAGAACATTGAGAAAGGTGTGTCCAGGCCCCAGGACCTGCATAATATCATCCGTCAGCACACATGCTTGAACAAATCTACTTCCTCTTGAAAGCCACAAAATACTATCTTGAGTTCTACCCAAATCAACCATCATGTGTTCCATCAATAGAATCTAGTCACAACTGTAAATTTACAAAGAGGTACCGCAAATAAACAAGATTCTGCCAAGGTTACAACCCTGGAGTAAGTTAAAGATGTGTGACTCATTATGTGAATTAATTGGTACTCAGGGACCCTGGAAGTGATAACACTGTGACTGACTCCCAGACAGTGGCTTTCATTGCAGCAAAATTTCTCAGCTTCAACTGTCATCGTTAGTACACAATAGGGAAATATCCTGCCTAGAAGGAAAACCCGGCTCTTATTTGTACATAGACTATTATTTACAGATGAAATTGCCTACATTTGTGATATTTAAGCCACATTATGTTTCTTGACAACAGGACATTCTTTACACAAGGCTATTTACCTGAACagcatgcaaaaataaaaagaacagcatCTGTATTTTTCAAGACGTTAAGTTGTCAGAAACCAGCTTTTGCCTGTTTCAATGACATAATAAATATTGTTCTATCGTACGTGAAAGTCTGACACCTCAGTTGTGAGTCCCAGTCATACTTTGGCTCGAGCTCTAACCACATAGACATGTGAAATGTGTGTCCACAGCACACAAAAAAGtggttcttttgtgttttttgttttttgtcttgttgttttttcctttttactccCCTTGAGGCTGTTGCTGCCAATGCCTAGATTGGATGCCCACTGAGCTCTGAAGCAACACTTAACTGCGATTTTTCTTTACTTCTTAAACAGAGTTCTTGTGATTACATTGCATAGGAAGGCCACACCAGATGAGTGCTGGACTAAATGTAGGTACCCAGAAGTTGAAGGTCCGTTTACTTGTTCATGAAAAGGACTGTGAGTCAGCCTTGCTTTCTTGCCCTAGAAAAGAGTGGAGGCTTCTCACACCTTTTGTCCTCCATCCCCATAGCCTTGATGTTCCCAGTCATCTCGGCTGTTCATGCAGCCTGCATCTAAGGATTTCCAGCCACGAGAGTTCTAAGTTTATTAAAAATTCTTCCTCTCCATGTCACACTGCTGTTGTAACCTGAGTCACACCCAAATCGTTGAACTCTCCTCTGCCAGAAGAAACATAAGATGACATCTCCACGACTAGTCATACTGGTTTGTTCATCCCGTCAACATCCCTCATGTAAGCAGGATCCTGAATTGTGTTTCGGACTCTACTGGTGCTCTGTCGCTCCATCCTCATCTTAATGGGAAAGCAGAAGTCTCTGAAGCACCGCTTGAAGTTTTCATCAAGAAAGGCATAGAGAATGGGGTTGAGGCTGCTGTTGGTATAGCCTAACGCAATGCAGAAATAGTAGCTGGAGAGGGCAGCGGTGCTGTGGGAGGTGCTTCCCAGAGCCTCCACAAGGATGAAAATGTGGATGGGGGTCCAACAGATGATGAAgacagccaccaccaccagaaCTAGCCTGGTGATCCTGCGCAGGTTACGATCCTTCTCTCGGGATCCAGACAGGAGCCGGACACTCTTCAGGCGCAGGATCATGAGGGTATAGCACACAATGATGATGAGGACGGGGATTACGAACGCAAAGACAAAGACACAGATCTTCATGAAGAGGTCCCACCAGGAGTAGTCATCATCTGGGAACTGCAAGGAACACTCAATGACATCCATGTCTGTAGGAGACACAACCAACAAAATCATAAGAAAAAACCCATTACTGTTCCCATTGGTACAGTCTTCAAATTATGAATTTTAATACCTTTGGTTGCAAAAGTCCAATAATAATAGATGATGTTACCTGATGgcaacatttaaagaaaatgccTTATGGTATTACCCATTTTTAGCTACATACAGAACATCGAACTAGAAATTACCACTTATTATTAGCAGAAATGTATAATAAAGAAGGTTATATAACAATATTGCTTATCCTTGACATGAATGGCTTCCAGAAGAAGTAAATTGTTAACTTACTACATGCTGCTTATTTGTATAATGTTACTATGTACTAGCTGCTCTCTGAAACTTAAGTCTCTGGCAGTAAAAGCTAAGGTCTATTTGTAATAAATGAGCACATATTTAAATCTAGCCATTGAGTTTAACAACATCCTACTCATCTGATAAACATTATTGATTTATTCAggccaataaaaattaatatgaaattTGTCTAAATATGCCTCTAGAGTTGTGATTTAATGGAAACAATGGCATCCATTGTAATTAAGGGCATTGACTGAAATgggcaaaaattctgaaaaattagtagtttaaagaaaaacagaacaaaaaaaagcAGGATTGAAAATTGCCAAAGAAGAAATTTCATCATCGTCAACATAATCATCATCAAGGGATTTCCAATAAACCAGAATTTtcttaaggttaaaaaaaaatttttttttgaaaagcagagttacagaaagaaggaaagacatgggggatggggaaggtcttccattctctggttcattctccaaatggctgcaatggctggaggtggaccctgtagcttcttctggctcttccatGTGAAGACAAGGCCCCAAGgacatgaaacatttttttttttttaaagattttattattactgaaaagccggatatacagagaggaggagagacagagaggaagatcttccatccgatgtttcactccccaagtgagccgcaatgggccggtacgcgccaaaccgatgccgggaccaggaacctcttccgggtctcccacgcgggtgcagggtcccaaagcattgggccgtcctcgactgctttcccaggccacaagcagggagctggatgggaagtggagctgccgggattagaaccggcgcccatatgggatcccggggctttcaaggcgaggactttagccgctagaccacgccgccgggcccgacatgaaacattttctactgctttcccacactataagctgggagctggatgggaagtggatcaaccaggctacaaaccaatgctcaaatggaatgccagtgctgcaggtagaggcttagcctactatgccatgaaaCCAGTACACAAACTTGTTTTCTTAACAACAATAGCATACAATTCATataaaacaaatacttttatATGATACTTAGAAAACTACTCTGTTTGCTCAACTTCTGTTTGCTGTGTAGTATTATCTTGTAGTAGACTTAATATTTGAATGAGCAGGGTCCCAGCATCAGTACCTTTACTCTTGTTTCAGGAGATTCGCTGTCACCAAGAACCAGACAATACACACTTCTGCTTGCTCCCGAGCAATTAGCCAGTACAGAGCAGGTTGACCTCTCCCTGCCCTGATCCTTCCTCATGGGTAAAACAGTGATCAGCAACACTGGAAAGCAATATTTGCAATGGAAAATAAATCTACTTTAATTTTCtgccattttcttctctgttttgctGCACAAATTAATCTTCCAAAATGGGTGAATCTCTTCTTCCATTGCATCTGTGCATGTTTATCCCTAACAACTCCTTCCTGTCAAAGCCACATCTAtcttcatttcctctttcaaAAGCCTGATTGAAATCCGCTTATTCTAACATGTCATTTCTTCTGACAATGATTGGAAGGAATTTAGTGATTAAGGCTACAAGTGAAATGTGAAATATAAAAATTAGCTCTTTGTTTACGCTGGGATGACCATCCATCTCTTGTTATCCTTTAGTCCACTCTCCTCATGTCCACCGTGGAAATACAGTGTCTTTCCTTTAACTGAAATTCTTGCACACAAACATTTTGACCTTAGAAGAGTTTCCAGCAATTTATTTTCAAGTTACATTGGCATgaggaaaaaaattcttcatgtaATTAGTCACTTTAAAATGCTTATCTGATAGGCAAAGTTGgagatttcttaaaatttatcaAGTATTTTATATTCCCACACGCTATGGTTTTGATAGAAACTGATAATTTCAAAAGACATACAACATTCTTCACTacaaatgaaagataaaatttaAGACAAAAGCTGCATTTAATCTGGCAGCCATGGTgctgcttgggactcctgcatcccgccttggagcacctgggtttgagtcccaagtGGTCTGACTCCCAgcacatccttggaggcagctgatgatgacTTGCATAGTTGGTTTGCTGCCaagcaaatgggagacctggactgaagtcCTAGATACTGGCTTCAATATGCTGCAGATACACTTGCTGGAGGCATTTGTGGTGTGAGCCAGTACATGGgagttctttgtctctgtctctctgcttctttaaataaataaataaataaataaataaataaataaataaataaataaataaataaatattttaagggaaAAGATGCATGCCATAGAATATATAGCCCCAGAAATGAATCCTAACATAACTATGATCTCTGGTTGGTAATGATGTGTTAATACTGTCCATCAGTTGTTATCAATGTTCTATTCCGGTGAGACATATTATTAACTAGGGAGAACATGTATGTGTGAAGGCATGGTACTCTCTGTGCCCAGGTTTGCTATGAATCTTACAGGTGTTCTAAAAATTTGAGTCTTATAAAACAAGACACCATACAAAATAAGCTGTAATTTAAAAGCCAGAACCTTTACTGTGACCTGGAAAGTCCTCACTATACATATTCAATTTTCATCAATCACAAGAATCACAAATTTTCCCCAATAAATTGGAGCATTTAGACTCCTGGAACTGCAAATAACATTTATAAAGTACAGAGTGATTGTTTTAATGTCCCCTACCACCCTGCACCAAGTGAATTCCTATAAAGATATTGCTATAGTTTTCTCTTACTAGCAAAGTAAAACTCCTGGAACAATAGTTCTTATGTTGGCTACAGGTTGGAATCACCTGGAGACATATTAAACATCTTGACATCTAGGCCACACCAAATTAACCAGAGCCTTTAGGTCCTGGACTCAGGTAGCCATGTTCTAAGGTGCCCAGGGGATTCAAATGTGCAGCCCAGAGTCCTATTTCCATGGGGCAAGAACGAATACATCCAAAATAGAATAGCTTCTTTGAAGTATccttatattcatatatatatatgcctgtcTTTGAGCTTTTTCCTCAGATGTGTGCTGCTTACCTCTATCTAAAGTCTGTGCAGTTAGAAATCATGggttttttcaaaagatttatttagtgttatcagaaagccagatatacagagacaaggagagacagagaggaagatctcctgtctgctggttcactccccaagtggccacaatgacgaTCGGAgatgacctgatccaaagccaggcgccaagagcttccttcaggtcctccacgtgggtgcagggtcccaaggctttgagctgtccttaactgctttcccagtgcccatatgggatcccagtgcctgcaaggggaagactctagccactaggctaccacgccagtcTCAGAAATCACATTTTTATAAATTGGGTGAAGATAAGTGCTCTTACCTTCTCTGACTTTGGTACCTCCAAGAACTATTGCAGATATGCCAACAGATGATGACAGGAGCCAAATGCAAATATTGATGATCTTGGCCTTCAGAGGTGTGCGAAAGTCTAAAGCCTTAACGGGATGACACACGGCAATGTAGCG
Encoded here:
- the OPRK1 gene encoding kappa-type opioid receptor; translation: MESPVQIFRGEPAPTCAPSACLFPNSSAWFPNWAEPDGNGTVGAEDAQLEPTHISPVIPVIITAVYSVVFVVGLVGNSLVMFVIIRYTKMKTATNIYIFNLALADALVTTTMPFQSTVYLMNSWPFGDVLCKIVISIDYYNMFTSIFTLTMMSVDRYIAVCHPVKALDFRTPLKAKIINICIWLLSSSVGISAIVLGGTKVREDMDVIECSLQFPDDDYSWWDLFMKICVFVFAFVIPVLIIIVCYTLMILRLKSVRLLSGSREKDRNLRRITRLVLVVVAVFIICWTPIHIFILVEALGSTSHSTAALSSYYFCIALGYTNSSLNPILYAFLDENFKRCFRDFCFPIKMRMERQSTSRVRNTIQDPAYMRDVDGMNKPV